Within the Medicago truncatula cultivar Jemalong A17 chromosome 4, MtrunA17r5.0-ANR, whole genome shotgun sequence genome, the region TGTAAGTATTCATATTACTTAACTATATTCAATTATAACCATTGCTTTTTATCATGTTACAACATTTCATGCAAACTTTTGCAGATATGTACACTATTGAATTCCAGAAAAGAAGCTTACCACATGCTCACATCTTAAATTTTTTGCATCCAAGTGCCAAGTATCCAACACCAGCTGATACTGACAAGATCATTGCTGCTGAAATTCCTGATCCCAATACTCATTTAGAACTCTATAATTTGGTCAAGAGTCATATGCTGCATGGCCCATGCGGTCGAGCCAGAATTTCATCACCCTACATGAAGAATTTAAAATGCTCAAAGTTCTTTCCAAAGAAATTCAATGAAACAACTGTTGTTGATCAAAATGGTTACCCTTTATACAAGAGAAGTTCAAAGATTCATACTATTGTGAAAAATGGAATTTCTTTAGATAATAGATATGTTGTGCCTTACAATCCAAGATTATTGCTGAAATACCAAGCTCATATCAATATGGAATGGTGTAACCAGAGCACATCCATTAAATACTtattcaaatatatacataagGGGTATGATCGTATTGCAGCAAAAATTGTTCctgctcaacaacaacaaagagtTAAACCAGAACCAGTTGATGAAATCAAACAGTACATTTATTGTAGATATGTTTCACCAAGTGAGGCATGTTGGAGAATATTTTCTTTCTCCATACATGGTCGTAAACCAGCTGTTGAGCGCATGTTCTTTCATTTGGTAGGAGACAAATGTATTTACTTTACTGACCATCAACGAATGGAAAATGTACTGGAAAAAGCAAGTGTCACAGAGTCAATGTTCACAGCATGGTTTGTAGCAAATCAAAAATATGAACCAGCCAGGCAATTAACTTATGGCCAATTTGTCAACAAATTTGTTTATAACAAAAAAGAACGTATTTGGACACTAAGGAAAAGAGGTTTTACCATTGGTAGACTAATCTGGGTGCCACCAACCACTAGAGATTTATTTTACCTAAGATTAATGTTGACTGTTGTTAAAGGACCAAGGACGTTTGATGAAATACGCAAGGTGGGAGATACACAATTTTTCAGCTTTAGAGATGCTTGCTTTGCCATGGGTTTTTTGGATGATGATAAAGAATTTATTGGAGCAATTAGAGAAGCATATTAGTGGGGATCTAGATTTTTCCTTCGAAAACTTTTTGTCATAATGTTACTATTCGGAGCAATCAACAAACTAAATCATGTATGGAATAACACTATCCAATGGTTGTCAGATGGAATTCTTCATTCTCAGCGAATTCTTGCAAAAAACCAAGGTACCTTCAAAAACACATTTCCATTGTTCAATATTCTATTATATTATGACAACCAATGTAACTATTATCACTGCATCATTTTAAAGGTACCTTTTATTCAATCTTACTTAGGTTgaatacataataataatattatttgcaTAATGATTGAACTTTCCATTTCAGAATTAGAACTAACAAATGAACAATTGCACAATTTGACATTGATTGAAATTGAGAAGTGCTTGCAATCCAGTAGACGTACTCTCAAGGAATTTTCTTCACTACCTTATCCAAAGGGATACGTCCTTGAACAGTTAGGGAACAGACTCATATACGACGAATGCAATTATGATATTCCTACCCTGAAAGCAGAATTTGCAGAATTACATGCTTTGTTAACAGGTAAATAACATGGTTATGCTACAAATCAATTCATTTAACTAACAAGTACACCAGATCCtaatcttttatatatttttattcaattatgatatattattagaTGAACAGAGaaaatttttcaatcaaatcatGACTTCAGTTACAAAACAAATGGGAGGTGTCTTTTTCTTGCATGGATATGGTGGAACAGGCAAAACATTCATGTGGCGTACACTGGCAAGTGCATTAAGATCCAAACATGATATTGTATTGAAAGTGGCAACAAGTGGAATCACATCTCTACTTTTACCAGGATGCCGAACAACTcactcaaaatttaaaatcacagTTCCAACATTAGACAATTCTACTTATAATATTGATCATGATAGTGACCTGAATAAACTTCTAAGAGAAACCAAGTTGATAATTTGGGATGAGGCACCCATGGAACATAGATATACTTTTGAGTGACTTGATAGAACACTTAAAGATATCATGACAATGGATCCATCAAACAAATGTGAACTTATTTTTGGGGgaaaagttgttgtttttggaGGAGACTTTAGACAAATCCTACCTGTTATTCCAAGAGGTGACCGATCTGACATTGTACATACTTCAATAAATGCTTCTTACATATGGGATCATTGTCAAGTCTTAACTCTAACACAAAACATGAACTCAAACAAGGTTCTAATCGAGCTGAGAATCTGGAAATTTAAACTTTTTCCAAATGGTTATTAAGTGTTGGAGAGGGAAAGGTTTCTGAACCCAATGATGGATACGCTGAAATACCAATACCTCCAGAAATGCTAATAACTGAATTTGAAGATCCAATCTTAGCAATTGTTCAAAGTACCTATCCAAGTTTTGCAGACAATTACAAGTCTTATGAATACTTAAAATCCAGGGCGATATTAGCATCAACTATAGAAGTTGTAGATCAAATTAACGATTATGTTCTCAACCTTATGTCAGGTAAACTACAGTTACAATAAATTTATAGTCATACAATTAATGTACTTATCATGGACTAATTAATTATAGTGACACTTAAACATTGTAGGTGATGTCAGAGTCTATTACAGTTCCAATATTTTTGATAGATCTGAAATTCATGACAACAACATTGTTGAGGTACTAACACCTGAGTTCCTTAGTTCACTTTGTACATCAGGTCTTCCaaatcacaaaatcaaactGAAAGTTGGTGCTCCAATTATGCTCTTGAGAAATTTAGATCAGTCTGAGGGATTGTGCAATGGAACAAGATTGATTGTTACAAAATTGACAACTCATGTTCTAGAAGCTAAAATTATGGGTGGTAATCATCATGGTAACATCATCTATATTCCTCGCATGGATATGTCCCCATCACAATCTCCATGGCCATTCAAGTTAAATAAAAGACAATTTTCAATTGTTGTCTCATACTCAATGACAATCAACAAATCACAAGGTCGATCCTTAGATTATGTTGGCCTCTATTTGGCAAGAGATATTTTAGCCATGGACAAATTTATGTTGCACTTTCTAGGGTGACTAGCAAAAAAGGTATCAAGATCTTGATCtatgatgaaaaaaaaacctaaaatgaCAACAACAAATGTCGTGTACAAGGAAGTCTTCCAAAATGTCTGACAAGTAAGTTTCCATAACATTACAACTTGGTTATAATTGTTAACTATCAAAATTTCCAGTATATGAGTCTTTGATATAGATAGTAAATACTTACTTTCATTATAGGAAATAGGTGTAGCTTAGTGCATGCATTGGACATTATTGAAGCAAACAATGAGTGGAATTCAACCTGATTATTgaaacaataaaattgtcaGGATAAATATCACTTGTTATATTTCAAATTCGGAATTGATGTTATGTTATAAATACATTTGAATCAGATCTGCTTCAACCTAAGTGTTCTATTTCAGTTAGCTTACTACTCAATTTCTTAAGCaatatgtttaaatattattttgacatCAAACCACtataaatcataaattaacata harbors:
- the LOC120579906 gene encoding uncharacterized protein, with product MDQLYFDGMAISSAIGFPDIFITFTCNPNWPEIKRELAKHNLKPQDRSDIITRVFKIKFDELMRDLSKNHVLGKVLAYMYTIEFQKRSLPHAHILNFLHPSAKYPTPADTDKIIAAEIPDPNTHLELYNLVKSHMLHGPCGRARISSPYMKNLKCSKFFPKKFNETTVVDQNGYPLYKRSSKIHTIVKNGISLDNRYVVPYNPRLLLKYQAHINMEWCNQSTSIKYLFKYIHKGYDRIAAKIVPAQQQQRVKPEPVDEIKQYIYCRYVSPSEACWRIFSFSIHGRKPAVERMFFHLVGDKCIYFTDHQRMENVLEKASVTESMFTAWFVANQKYEPARQLTYGQFVNKFVYNKKERIWTLRKRGFTIGRLIWVPPTTRDLFYLRLMLTVVKGPRTFDEIRKVGDTQFFSFRDACFAMGFLDDDKEFIGAIREAY